A portion of the Malania oleifera isolate guangnan ecotype guangnan chromosome 3, ASM2987363v1, whole genome shotgun sequence genome contains these proteins:
- the LOC131151837 gene encoding (S)-coclaurine N-methyltransferase isoform X2 — protein MDKLIQRPYEATVRLMLASLERNLLPDAVIRILTRLLLASRLRSGYRPSSDLQLSDLLHFSHCLREMPIAIDTDKPKAQHYELPTSFFKLVLGKHLKYSCCYFPDKSSTLEDAEKAMLEVYCKRSRIEDGHTVLDVGCGWGSLTLYIAQNYANCRITGICNSSTQKAHIEEQCQELQLQNVEIIVADISTFKMEASYDRIFSIEMFEHMKNYKDLLKKISEWMKQDGLLFIHHFCHKAFAYHFEDIDEDDWITRYFFTGGTMPSANLLLYFQDDVSVVDHWLVNGRHYQQTSEEWLKRMDQNMASIRSIMESTYGKDSATKWTVYWRTFFIAVAELFGYNNGEEWMVAHFLFRKK, from the exons atgGATAAGTTGATACAGAGACCGTACGAGGCTACTGTGCGCCTGATGCTAGCTTCGCTAGAGCGCAACCTGCTACCGGACGCCGTGATAAGGATACTAACCCGTTTGCTCTTGGCAAGCCGTCTTCGTTCTGGCTACAGACCCTCCTCTGACCTCCAGCTCTCTGATCTCCTCCATTTCTCCCACT GTCTCAGAGAAATGCCTATAGCCATCGACACTGATAAGCCAAAGGCTCAACATTATGAATTACCAACTTCTTTCTTCAAGCTGGTGCTTGGAAAGCATCTCAAATACAG CTGTTGTTACTTCCCGGATAAGTCAAGCACGTTGGAGGATGCAGAGAAGGCAATGTTGGAGGTGTATTGTAAGAGGTCACGGATTGAAGATGGTCACACAGTTCTTGATGTCGGATGTGGGTGGGGATCCCTCACTTTGTACATTGCGCAGAATTATGCTAACTGCAGGATTACAGGGATTTGCAATTCATCGACACAGAAAGCACATATTGAAGAGCAGTGTCA GGAGCTTCAGCTACAGAATGTGGAAATAATAGTTGcagatattagcactttcaagaTGGAAGCATCCTATGACCGAATTTTCTCGATTGAAATGTTTGAG CACATGAAGAACTACAAGGATCTCTTGAAGAAGATATCTGAGTGGATGAAACAGGATGGTCTTCTTTTTATTCATCATTTCTGTCATAAGGCATTTGCTTATCACTTTGAG GACATAGATGAAGATGACTGGATTACAAGATACTTCTTTACTGGGGGTACAATGCCTTCTGCAAATCTACTTCTTTATTTCCAG GATGACGTTTCTGTTGTTGATCATTGGCTTGTGAATGGGAGGCATTATCAACAGACAAG CGAAGAGTGGCTTAAAAGGATGGATCAAAATATGGCTTCCATAAGGTCAATAATGGAGTCCACTTATGGCAAAGATTCAGCTACAAAGTGGACTGTCTATTGGAGAACATTCTTCATTGCAGTTGCAGAACTATTCGGATACAACAATGGAGAAGAATGGATGGTTGCACACTTCCTATTCAGAAAAAAATGA
- the LOC131151837 gene encoding (S)-coclaurine N-methyltransferase isoform X1, with amino-acid sequence MDKLIQRPYEATVRLMLASLERNLLPDAVIRILTRLLLASRLRSGYRPSSDLQLSDLLHFSHCLREMPIAIDTDKPKAQHYELPTSFFKLVLGKHLKYSCCYFPDKSSTLEDAEKAMLEVYCKRSRIEDGHTVLDVGCGWGSLTLYIAQNYANCRITGICNSSTQKAHIEEQCHYFFLYRELQLQNVEIIVADISTFKMEASYDRIFSIEMFEHMKNYKDLLKKISEWMKQDGLLFIHHFCHKAFAYHFEDIDEDDWITRYFFTGGTMPSANLLLYFQDDVSVVDHWLVNGRHYQQTSEEWLKRMDQNMASIRSIMESTYGKDSATKWTVYWRTFFIAVAELFGYNNGEEWMVAHFLFRKK; translated from the exons atgGATAAGTTGATACAGAGACCGTACGAGGCTACTGTGCGCCTGATGCTAGCTTCGCTAGAGCGCAACCTGCTACCGGACGCCGTGATAAGGATACTAACCCGTTTGCTCTTGGCAAGCCGTCTTCGTTCTGGCTACAGACCCTCCTCTGACCTCCAGCTCTCTGATCTCCTCCATTTCTCCCACT GTCTCAGAGAAATGCCTATAGCCATCGACACTGATAAGCCAAAGGCTCAACATTATGAATTACCAACTTCTTTCTTCAAGCTGGTGCTTGGAAAGCATCTCAAATACAG CTGTTGTTACTTCCCGGATAAGTCAAGCACGTTGGAGGATGCAGAGAAGGCAATGTTGGAGGTGTATTGTAAGAGGTCACGGATTGAAGATGGTCACACAGTTCTTGATGTCGGATGTGGGTGGGGATCCCTCACTTTGTACATTGCGCAGAATTATGCTAACTGCAGGATTACAGGGATTTGCAATTCATCGACACAGAAAGCACATATTGAAGAGCAGTGTCA TTACTTCTTTTTATACAGGGAGCTTCAGCTACAGAATGTGGAAATAATAGTTGcagatattagcactttcaagaTGGAAGCATCCTATGACCGAATTTTCTCGATTGAAATGTTTGAG CACATGAAGAACTACAAGGATCTCTTGAAGAAGATATCTGAGTGGATGAAACAGGATGGTCTTCTTTTTATTCATCATTTCTGTCATAAGGCATTTGCTTATCACTTTGAG GACATAGATGAAGATGACTGGATTACAAGATACTTCTTTACTGGGGGTACAATGCCTTCTGCAAATCTACTTCTTTATTTCCAG GATGACGTTTCTGTTGTTGATCATTGGCTTGTGAATGGGAGGCATTATCAACAGACAAG CGAAGAGTGGCTTAAAAGGATGGATCAAAATATGGCTTCCATAAGGTCAATAATGGAGTCCACTTATGGCAAAGATTCAGCTACAAAGTGGACTGTCTATTGGAGAACATTCTTCATTGCAGTTGCAGAACTATTCGGATACAACAATGGAGAAGAATGGATGGTTGCACACTTCCTATTCAGAAAAAAATGA